The following proteins come from a genomic window of Acidobacteriota bacterium:
- a CDS encoding nucleotidyltransferase domain-containing protein, producing MPVTSTTSSVKHWPSSETVLDALNAWGAAAARRRDDLLALGYFGSYARGDAGFGSDLDLILIVASDHRRSMERAIDWRTDSLPVPTDLIVYTQDEWRRLQAGGGRFARTLQEEAQWLWNSVPPRAAKVGQR from the coding sequence TTGCCGGTCACATCCACGACTTCGTCCGTCAAGCACTGGCCGAGCTCTGAGACGGTTCTCGACGCCCTGAACGCCTGGGGCGCGGCAGCCGCCAGACGCCGGGACGACCTGCTCGCGCTCGGCTACTTCGGCTCCTACGCTCGTGGCGACGCAGGCTTCGGCAGCGACCTGGACCTGATTCTCATCGTCGCATCCGACCACCGCCGGTCGATGGAGCGAGCGATCGACTGGCGAACGGACTCCCTCCCGGTTCCAACCGACCTGATCGTCTACACACAGGACGAGTGGCGACGCCTCCAGGCAGGCGGCGGCCGATTTGCACGTACGCTGCAGGAAGAAGCGCAGTGGCTCTGGAACAGCGTCCCGCCGCGTGCGGCGAAGGTGGGCCAGCGCTAG
- a CDS encoding HEPN domain-containing protein → MAQQWQDWWNQARHDLKHAEAARSDERHDWACFAAHQSAEKAVKALHLAHRQEAWGHAIVSLLADLPMTVPDELVEAGITLDGFYIPARYPNGHEEGAPFEHYGPIHSELGIRLAGHIHDFVRQALAEL, encoded by the coding sequence ATGGCGCAGCAGTGGCAGGACTGGTGGAACCAGGCTCGGCACGACCTGAAGCACGCTGAAGCCGCGCGGAGCGACGAACGGCACGATTGGGCCTGCTTCGCGGCGCACCAGTCGGCCGAGAAGGCCGTCAAGGCGCTTCATCTGGCGCACAGGCAGGAAGCCTGGGGGCACGCCATCGTCAGCCTTCTGGCCGATCTGCCGATGACCGTGCCCGACGAGCTGGTGGAAGCGGGAATCACCCTCGACGGCTTCTACATTCCCGCGAGGTACCCGAACGGCCATGAAGAGGGAGCGCCGTTCGAACACTACGGTCCGATCCACAGCGAACTGGGGATTCGTCTTGCCGGTCACATCCACGACTTCGTCCGTCAAGCACTGGCCGAGCTCTGA
- a CDS encoding type II toxin-antitoxin system prevent-host-death family antitoxin — protein MNAEQTDSPRAWTVAEAKARLSEILRLAEQEGPQQIGRRNTFVVVPKREWDQRSAPQKPLGQWLVENVPRGLELELPDRKNEPEREIPFQGDEWDWD, from the coding sequence GTGAACGCAGAGCAGACCGATTCGCCAAGAGCCTGGACAGTCGCCGAGGCGAAGGCGCGTCTGTCGGAGATCCTCCGGCTCGCGGAGCAAGAGGGACCCCAGCAAATCGGTAGACGGAACACGTTCGTCGTTGTACCGAAGCGGGAGTGGGATCAGCGCTCTGCGCCGCAGAAGCCGCTCGGGCAGTGGCTTGTCGAGAACGTGCCCAGGGGGCTGGAACTCGAACTCCCCGACCGGAAGAACGAGCCTGAGCGCGAGATCCCCTTCCAGGGCGACGAGTGGGATTGGGATTGA
- a CDS encoding type II toxin-antitoxin system VapC family toxin, producing the protein MGLRGFLLDTNVVSELAKSAPELQVVAFLNSRDDLWLSTIVVHELHFGLRLLPTGRRRRELGNVLSAIVTEHDNRLLGVGRRVAQHAATLRAQARRAGRTAGLADALIAGTATVHHLTVATRNVSHFRSLGVDVVSPWEPLTG; encoded by the coding sequence TTGGGATTGAGGGGGTTCCTGCTCGACACGAACGTCGTCTCGGAGTTGGCGAAGTCGGCGCCGGAACTCCAGGTCGTGGCGTTCCTGAACTCCAGAGACGACCTTTGGCTTTCGACCATCGTCGTTCACGAACTCCACTTCGGGTTGCGGTTGCTTCCCACGGGGCGCCGCCGGCGCGAACTCGGGAACGTGCTGTCCGCCATCGTTACGGAGCACGACAACCGCCTTCTCGGTGTCGGGCGCCGTGTGGCTCAGCATGCGGCGACGCTGCGCGCCCAGGCGCGCCGCGCAGGCCGGACCGCGGGTCTCGCGGATGCGCTCATCGCGGGAACGGCGACTGTGCACCACCTGACGGTTGCGACCAGGAACGTCTCCCACTTCCGAAGTCTGGGCGTCGATGTCGTCAGTCCGTGGGAACCTCTGACCGGTTAG
- a CDS encoding macro domain-containing protein: MNDTLLELIEGDITELEVDAIVNPANEDLQLGGGVAGAVRKKGGTSIQDECNRIGGTPVGTAVMTGAGTLKARQVIHAVGPRMGEGDEDRKLAAAVRASLALADRNGQRTIAIPAISTGVFGYPVDRCARILLTEVHRYLQGGTKLERVVVCLHGDQNYQTFRNELRRGFR, encoded by the coding sequence ATGAACGATACGCTGCTCGAGCTGATCGAGGGCGACATCACGGAACTGGAAGTCGACGCGATCGTCAACCCCGCGAACGAGGACCTTCAGCTTGGCGGCGGCGTCGCGGGCGCCGTCCGCAAGAAGGGCGGCACCTCGATTCAGGACGAGTGCAACCGGATCGGCGGCACCCCGGTCGGCACCGCGGTGATGACCGGCGCCGGCACGCTGAAGGCGAGGCAGGTCATCCACGCCGTCGGCCCCCGGATGGGCGAGGGCGACGAGGATCGCAAGCTCGCCGCCGCGGTCAGGGCGTCGCTCGCCCTGGCCGATCGCAACGGCCAGCGCACGATCGCCATCCCGGCGATCTCCACCGGCGTGTTCGGCTACCCGGTCGACCGCTGCGCCCGCATCCTGCTGACGGAGGTCCACCGCTACCTCCAGGGCGGCACGAAGCTGGAACGCGTCGTCGTCTGCCTGCACGGCGACCAGAACTACCAGACGTTCCGGAACGAACTCCGCCGCGGCTTCCGCTAG
- a CDS encoding 2,3-bisphosphoglycerate-independent phosphoglycerate mutase: protein MTRQELLTRLAQRNDRRIVLLVLDGVGDLRTAAQPRTALEEARTPNLDSLAARSALGRLVPAGPGITPGSGPGHLALFGYEPASPDADIGRGVLEALGLGLDVAPDTVVARGNFATVDGEGLLLDRRAGRIPTAECERICGLLARRIEAAGGVLGDGVEVEVHAGEAYRFVLLFRAAEGTAALEAGIADTDPQQLGVRPLPVEASGGAGASGSGEAARETAGRIAPVVEALQRELRSEERANAFLLRGFSRLPALPGVDELHRLRPAALAGYPLYRGVAKACGMDVVDCGKSFDQVLDRLAECWADFDYFFLHVKGTDMAGEDGDLAAKVGVIEEVDALLPRLLELGPDVLAITGDHSTPAPMKAHSWHAVPLLLSSECCFVDDCARFTEAEAIRGSVGTIPSSELMGLLLANAGKLAKFGA, encoded by the coding sequence ATGACGCGTCAGGAGTTGTTGACGCGCCTCGCGCAGCGGAACGATCGCCGGATCGTCCTGCTGGTGCTCGACGGCGTCGGCGATCTGCGCACCGCCGCCCAGCCGCGGACGGCGCTCGAAGAGGCACGCACTCCGAACCTGGACAGTCTGGCGGCACGGTCGGCGCTGGGCCGCCTGGTGCCGGCGGGGCCGGGGATCACGCCCGGCAGCGGGCCGGGCCACCTGGCCCTGTTCGGCTACGAGCCCGCTTCGCCGGATGCGGACATCGGCCGCGGCGTGCTGGAGGCGCTGGGCCTTGGCCTGGACGTGGCGCCGGACACGGTGGTGGCGCGGGGGAACTTCGCCACCGTCGACGGGGAGGGCCTGCTGCTGGATCGGCGCGCCGGGCGGATCCCGACGGCGGAGTGCGAGCGAATCTGCGGGCTGCTCGCCCGGCGGATCGAGGCGGCGGGCGGGGTGCTCGGCGATGGCGTCGAGGTCGAGGTTCATGCGGGTGAGGCGTATCGGTTCGTGTTGCTGTTCCGGGCGGCCGAGGGGACGGCGGCGCTCGAGGCGGGGATCGCGGACACGGACCCGCAGCAGCTCGGCGTGCGGCCGCTGCCGGTCGAGGCGAGCGGCGGCGCGGGCGCGAGCGGCTCGGGCGAGGCGGCTCGGGAGACGGCAGGGCGGATCGCGCCGGTCGTCGAGGCGCTGCAGCGGGAGCTGCGGTCCGAAGAGCGCGCGAACGCGTTCCTGCTCCGGGGCTTCTCCAGGCTGCCGGCGCTTCCGGGCGTGGACGAACTCCACCGCCTGCGGCCCGCCGCTCTGGCCGGGTATCCCCTGTATCGGGGCGTGGCGAAGGCCTGCGGCATGGACGTGGTCGACTGCGGCAAGTCCTTCGACCAGGTGCTCGACCGGCTCGCGGAGTGCTGGGCGGACTTCGACTACTTCTTCCTCCACGTGAAGGGCACCGACATGGCCGGCGAGGACGGCGACCTCGCCGCCAAGGTCGGCGTGATCGAGGAGGTCGACGCGCTGCTGCCGCGCCTGCTGGAGCTGGGCCCCGACGTGCTGGCGATCACCGGCGACCACTCGACCCCGGCGCCGATGAAGGCCCACAGTTGGCACGCAGTGCCGCTGCTTCTGTCGTCGGAGTGCTGCTTCGTGGACGACTGCGCCCGGTTCACCGAGGCCGAGGCTATCCGGGGCTCCGTCGGCACGATCCCGTCGAGCGAGTTGATGGGGCTGTTGCTGGCGAACGCCGGGAAGCTGGCGAAGTTCGGCGCCTAG